The window TACGGATTTCAGCTTTCATGACATACTTGGCGACATCTTCTTCAATTGCTTCGACCATTGCCTCGAACATTGCGAACCCTTCATTCTGGTATTCGCGAAGCGGGTCGATCTGACCATATGCACGTAAATGGATACCTTGGCGAAGCTGCTCCATCGCATCGATGTGATCGATCCATTTCGTATCGACCGCACGAAGAAGGATGACTTTTTCGAATTCAGTCATTTGCTCCTCGTCCAGAAGCTCTTCTTTTTCATCATAGCGCTCGGTTACCTTCGCGAAGATAAGCTCGGACATTTCTTCCGGATCCTTTCCTTGAAGATCGGCTACAGTCACGTCACCTTCATGAAGAAGGTTGGCATTGACGTAATCGATCAATCCTTGAAGGTTCCACTTCTCTTCATCTTCTGAAAGCGGCGCATGTGCATCCACCACACGGTTGATCACAGATGTAATCATGTTTTCAACGATGACGCGGAGATTTTCCGCTTCCAATACTTCGTTCCGCTGCTTGTAGATGATCTCACGCTGTTGGCGAAGGACATCGTCATATTGAAGCAATTGTTTACGAGCATCGAAGTTGTTTCCTTCCACGCGTTTTTGAGCGGACTCAACGGCGCGGGAAACCATCTTGCTTTGAATTGGCTGGGAATCATCCATGCCCAGGCGCTCCATCATTGTCTTCATGTTATCAGAACCGAAGCGTCTCATCAGTTCATCTTCCATGGAAAGATAGAACTGAGTCACACCAGGATCCCCTTGACGTCCGGAACGTCCGCGAAGCTGGTTATCAATACGGCGGGATTCGTGGCGTTCCGTTCCGATTACGGCTAAACCGCCGAGCTCCTTCACTCCATCGCCGAGCTTGATATCCGTACCGCGTCCGGCCATGTTCGTCGCGATCGTCACGGAGCCTTTTTGACCGGCATCAAGGATGATTTCCGCTTCACGGCCGTGGTTCTTCGCGTTCAATACATTGTGACGCACGCCTTTTTTCGTGAGAAGCTGTGAAATCAATTCAGACGTTTCGATCGCAACCGTACCAACAAGCACCGGCTGTCCCTTTTGATTTCGTTCCGCGATATCTTCAACAACGGCGCGGAATTTCCCTTGCATGCTTGCATAGATCAAGTCTGCTCGGTCATCACGGGCAATCGGACGGTTCGTCGGGATGACAACGACGCGCATGTTGTAAATGTTGCGGAATTCCTCTTCTTCCGTTTTCGCCGTACCGGTCATCCCGGAGAGCTTGTCATACATACGGAAGTAATTCTGGAAGGTGATGGTCGCCATCGTCATGCTTTCGTTCTGGATTTCCAAGCCTTCTTTCGCTTCGATTGCCTGGTGCAGCCCATCACTATAGCGGCGTCCCTTCATCAAACGCCCCGTAAATTGGTCAACGATGATGATTTCGCCTTCTTGAACGACATAATCGACGTCGAGATGCATGCTGACATGCGCCTTCAACGCTTGGTTGATGTGGTGGTTCAAGGTTACGTGCGTAATGTCAAATAGGTTATCGATGCCGAATGCGCGCTCAGACTTATTGATTCCTTCCTCTGTAAGCTGGACGCCTTTCGTTTTTTCATCGTACGTGTAATCCTCTTCTTTTTTCAGTGTACGGACAAACGCATTTGCCTGCATATATAGCTGCGTCGATTTTTGCGCCTGACCAGAAATGATCAACGGTGTCCGTGCTTCATCGATCAAAATCGAGTCGACCTCATCGATTACGGCAAAATGAAGCGGACGCTGCACCATTTGTTCCTTGTAAAGCACCATGTTGTCCCGCAAGTAATCGAATCCATACTCATTGTTGGTTCCGTATGTGATATCCGCGTTATAAGCTTCCTGTTTTTCCTCTTTCGACATGCTATTCAGGTTCAAACCGACAGTCAAGCCGAGGAATTGATAAAGCTCACCCATTTCCTCTGCATCACGGCTGGCCAAGTATTCATTGACTGTAATGACGTGTACGCCTTTTCCGGAAAGGGCATTTAAATAAACCGGCATTGTGGCGGTAAGGGTTTTACCTTCACCAGTCTTCATCTCAGAAATATTCCCTTCGTGCAGGGAAACACCACCCATGAGCTGTACTTTATAAGGATATAATCCAAGCACGCGGCGCGATCCCTCGCGTACCACGGCAAAAGCTTCTATTAATAAATCATCAAGCGACTCGCCCTTTTGGTAGCGGGCTTTGAATTCTTCTGTTTTCCCGCGAAGCTGATCATCTGACAGCTTTTCCATTTCCGGGCCAAGTGCATCAATTTGATCCGCCATTTTCTCTAGACGTTTCAGCGTTCTTTTGTTGTCGTCAAATACTTTATTCAAAATACCAAGCATCTGTAACGCTCCTTTATATAGATGTGCGGATCTTCATCCGCCTCATGTTTGCAGTCATAAAAAAAGGGATTGTGTCTCCATGGTTTGAAACCATCTATTACTATTTCTTGAAAAGAAAGAAAATTCCTTTTACGAAATAATATTTCCCATATCTATCTTACCACTCTGAGGGGGGAAGGACAACTTAAGAGGGGAAGCGGTTGTGTATTGTAAAAAGCAGAGACTACTGCCGGCTATTAAGGATTTCCGCTTCAGGGTACTCCATCTCCGAGAGGCTGACGATGATCTCTCCTGAGCCTCGCACCTTCCCCTCCAGCCAACATTCCATGGTAAAAAGATACAAAATAAATCGTTAGACAAACAACTAAAATAAAAAACGCCCCCAAATGGGAGCGATTTTTTCATTGTTATTCATTAATGGCTTCTTTGATTTCCTTAAACCGCTTGGAAATGCTGTTTGGGGAAACGCTGAGTTTTGCCGCCAAGTCCTTCTGGGTGTAGGTTTGAACATCTGCATCGGACTGCATTAAATAATAATATAATGCACCAACGAAAATATCCGGGTTTTGGAAGGATGGATTTTTCTTTAAGCTAAACTCTTCCCATGCGCCTTTAGCCTTATTAATGGCTTCGACATCTGCTTCGTTTTCCCTTAGGAATGCTTCCAGCTTAAACAGTACTTCATCTTGTTCTTCTAAATCCACACTTTGTTCTTTAGATTCCTCACTTACTTTTTCCAATGCATCCGGATCTTCAACAACATTCAAGAAACCTTCACACACAGCAAGGAAATTTTCCTTCAAATAGGTTTGGGCATCGTTATAACCGGATTTTTCGAAATCTTCCTTCAGCCAATTTTCAAGTGCAGCTGCATGTTCGGCTGGCATGTCGCCTTCAACTCCAGCAAATCGATCGCCAACCAATATACCGAAAATAAACTGTCCTTTTTCATACATTTCGTTAAAGTTGCCGCCGTGTGCATGGACATTCAGTGTTTCATTGGAAAGAGAATCTACAAGTTTCATTGTGTCCCCTTCCATATCCTTGATGATGCCCGCAGTAATATCATAGTCCAGCCATTTGGCAAAAAGATCTTTCGTGCGCTGGCGCTGAATCGTCGGCATGCGCTCCTCTACGAATTTTTCCGCAACGGTTTTTCCCTCAAGCGTCGGCTGGGAGAAAATGTACCAGTCCCTCACCGGCTCCATGATCAATTCGTCCTCGTTTTGTGCCAGCAATGGATAATTGCCTTTTTCATAAAGGAAGAAGCGATTGAAGGTAATGCGGTAATAATCAATGAAATATTCCTCCAATTCAACCTGGAGCAAATCCAGCTCCTCTTGAACTAGATTATCGATCGATACCGTTTTATTCGCACAGCATTTCTTATATTTTTTCCCGCTTCCGCAGGGACAAGGTTCATTTCGTCCAACTTGCAACATAAAATCCTCTCCTAAAAACGTCTTAAATCTAAATACACAATTACTTATCTTATACCAAATTGCCGGTAAAATCTAATTTATCAACATTCAGACTATATATCTATTTTATAAATAAAAAAAGCCACCAATCAAATGGTAGCTTCTTCCTAGCTTAATTAAGTGTTGATTTCCGCTCCGGGCGGACGCTTTCCGCGGGCGGGGCCGAGCCGCTTCCCTCGCTACGCTCAGTCCATGGTCTCGCCGGTCCCGCTTTTCCCGCTGGAGTCGCCGCCCTCCGCTCCAATCAACTGACTACATAGATGAGCTTTATACTCTCTATGTATATTAGAAAAAATAACCCTTGCCCTCATGGAAATACGAGGGGAAGAATATCAGCAAACTTAATGTAATGCTTAATCGTTCGCTCGAAAGTTGAACCTAATAAAACCGAACCGTTTTTAAATTTGGTAGCTTATCAATAAAATTTTCCTGTTTACGACCCCAAAAATACCGCCCCATATACGAGTGCTGCGCCGATCACGTAGGCCGGGTGGACCTTCCATTTTTCCATGAGCAGGAAGCTGATCGCACCGATGATGATGGTCTGCAGCCATCCGACCCCTTGATAGGAGTTGGCGAAGAATCCAAATGCCATGATGCCCAGCAAAACGGCAATCGCCGGTCGGACAAGGTTGGTCAATCTTTTCACTTTTGGTGAATCCTTGTATTTCAATAAAAGGCTCAAGAGCGCAATCATTAAAATCAAGGACGGCGCCACCGTGGCAAAGACTCCGACGATCGCACCGAATACACCTCCGACCTGAAAGCCGATGTAGCCGGCCATTTTTGTCGCGATCGGTCCCGGGAGCGCATTCCCAAGGGCAAGGACTTCACTGAACTCGTTGACGGAAAGCCAGTGGTAATGGCCCACGACTTCATTCTCGACGAGCGGAATCGAAGCCGGGCCTCCGCCGTATCCCAATATTCCAGGCAGGAAAAAGGCCAAGAAAATATGCCAATAGATCATGATGACTTCACCTTCTTCTCTTTAGGATCACTCTTTGAAAGCAGCGCGGCTGCAAGGAGTATACCGATCAAAATCGCAGGGTGAAGATCAAGCACCTGCAGCCAGATGAAGCTGCCCGCAATCAGGACGATGCTCCAAAGCCATCCGAGTCCTTTTTTTGATTTTTTGATAAAGTCCCACGTCAGCACGGCCAGCATGACCCCTACGACCGGGACCACCGCCTTTGACATCCCTTTTACCCATGGCTTGTCCTTATAGGCATGAAGCACGGTCAATAGTAAGATCATCAAGATGATGCTCGGGATGATGGTTGCGAACACGGCAACGATCATCCCCATTAAGCCGCTCACCCGAAAGCCGATATACCCGGCCATCTTCGTCGCAATCGGTCCGGGCAATGCATTTCCAAGTGCGAGCACATCCGAAAACTCATCATCATTCATCCATTTATATTTTTCTACGACTTCTTTATGAACAAGTGGAATCGAGGATGGGCCACCCCCATAGCCGAGGATCCCCACTCGAAAAAAAGCTAAAAACAAATTCCAAAGCTTCACAATGACTCATCCTTCTCAAGCTGTATCGTTTTTATTTTTACCAAGCGGCAATGGCTCCGTCTGTTCTAGATTCGGTGCCGCCCATCAAAACTCCTGTTTCAGGGTCGCGCCAAATAATCTGTCCTCTTCCAAAGCTTCCCGTATCCGTTGCGACCTGCACCTGGTGTCCTTTCCTAGCGAGCCCTTGAGCCAAGTGGTTTGGAAAATGGGGCTCAAGGAGCACTTTCTTCCCTTCCATCCACTGCCAGCGCGGTGCATCAAGGGCGGCCTGTGGATTTAAATGGAAATCGATGCTGTTCATGATCACCTGAAAATGACCCTGCGGCTGCATATAGCCTCCCATCACTCCGAACGGACCGACCGGTTTATCGTCCTTCGTCAAGAATCCAGGGATGATCGTATGGTAGGTCCGCTTCCCTGGTTTGAGTGCATTCGGATGCCCTTCATCCAGAGAAAAATCAGCACCGCGATTTTGAAGTGCGATGCCGGTACCTGGAATGACGATGCCGGAACCAAAGCCCATGTAATTGCTTTGGATATACGAGATCATATTTCCTTCAGAATCGGCTGCCGCCAAATAAACGGTTCCGCCCTTTGGAGGCTTGTATGCTTCCGGCTGAATGGCATGTTCTGAAATCAGTGAACGCCGCTCCTTGGCGTAGGATTCTGACAGGAGCTCCTCCACCTCCGTTTTCATATGGAGGATATCGGTGATATGCGCCTTCCCATCGGTAAACGCAAGCTTCATGGCTTCGATTTGTTTATGATATGTATCAATGCTTTCTTTTTCATTGAAATCAAGACCGCTAGCAATATTCAATGCCATGAGAGCGATGATTCCTTGGCCATTCGGTGGGATTTCCCAAACATCATAACCTTTGTAGTGGACTGAAATCGGATCGACCCACTCCGGTTTGAAGCGTCCTAGATCTTCTTTTGTAAAAAATCCACCGTGTTTCCTCATGAAGCGGTCAATTTCATCGGCAAGTTCACCTTCGTAAAAGCTTTTTCCGTTCGTTTCTGCGATGGATCGAAGTGTTGCAGCATGACCGGCCGATTTCCATATTTCACCAATTTCAGGCGCCTTGCCCCCAGGAGCGAATGTATCGAACCATGGCTGATATTCCTCGATTTTGAAAAGCTCCTTGAATTTGTTAAAGGCTAGCCCCCAATACTTTCCGAGGATCGGCGAAATCGGATAGCCTTCCTCTGCATACTTGATTGCCGGTGCAAGTACATCCGACAATGGCAGCTTTCCAAACCGTTCCGAAAGCTCTCCCCAAGCCGCAGGTACGCCCGGTACTGTCACCGGAATGAGGCCGTGGACGGGCATCTTTTCATGACCGAGTGCCTTCACCTGCTCGATTGTCAGTGCTTCTGGTGCAGGACCGCTGGAATTCAAACCGTGGAGCTTGTCCTTCACCCATACAAGGGCGAACGCATCGCCGCCGATCCCATTTGACGTCGGTTCCACAACGGTCAATGCGGCAGCCGTCGCAATGGCTGCATCGATGGCGGTTCCTCCTTTTTGGAGAATTTCAAGTCCCGCTTGTGCAGCAAGCGGCTGTGAGGTCGCCACCATTCCATTTTTAGCAAACACCGTATTCCGCTGGGATGGATACGGCTGGTAAAGATGATCCATTTTCAATTTGATTCCCCTCCTTTGAAAATCTTTCGTTTGTCGAAATGTAAGATATGTCTATTATAGTAAAAATAATTTTAATTTTACAATAATTTTATCTATTTTTGTAAGAGATAGAGTGAATTGCTAATAACATTGGGTCCATGTAAGGTTTACATAAAAGTAAACGTACGACGGTTGATTTCCGCTGCAGGATGCTCGCTTTCCGAGGAGCCTCACACGAAGTGAGGTCGTTCGATGTTGGCACACGATGTGCCGAACTTAATCGAACATCCTATTTTCCCTATCCTCGCTGCGCTGAGGGGTCTCACCTGTCCCGCTACTCCCTCTGGACATTGAATTCACATCTTTGAACTAACACCGCACGAAGAAAATGAGTATGCATTTTCGAGGAGTCTCGCACCTTCCGCTCCAATCAACACCATAAGATGAATATTTCCAAGAGTACTATTAAAAGAATAATCTTTGAAAACAGCCTTATTTTTACTTTTCTAGCCTTCTAAAACACCTAAAACAATTAATGAAAATGTCCTATCAATCATTAATGTTCCGACAAAAATTTTGTTCCACTTTTTTAAAATTCTATTTTCCGGGAAATAGCGACACTTTCTATAAGAAATCGCAAATATTCTGCACATAAAAACCTCCGCAGCATCCACTGCGGAGGTTTGCTTTAATTTTTTTATTAGTCGGCCTGGGTTTCGATCAAGCCGTATTTGCCGTCGCGGCGTTTGTAGACGATGTTCGTTCCCATGGAATCGGCATCCGTGTAAATGAAGAAGCTATGGCCAAGGAGGTTCATTTGCAGGACGGCCTCTTCGCTGTCCATCGGCTTCAGGTCAAACTGCTTAGTACGGACAATTTCCATATCCGGGTCTTCTTCCTTCACTTCAGGGGCTTGCGTTGTCCCTTCCATTGCAGCGAAATATTCGCCAGGGCTGCCTTTTTCACGGAATTTACGGTTCACTTTCGTTTTATGTTTACGGATTTGACGCTCCAATTTATCGACAATCAGGTCAATTCCGGCATACATGTCGTCATTATGTTCTTCAGCACGCAATACTAAATGCGGCATTGGAATTGTAACCTCGACTTTTGCTGTTTTATCTTGATACACTTTCAAGTTTACATGTACATTAGCGTCAGGAGTATCGTTGAAATAGCGTTCAAGCTTACTGATCTTCTTTTCAAGATATTCCCTGATTGCTGGAGTTACCTCAATGTTTTCGCCTCGAATGTTGTAAGTTAGCATATGTGGAATCCTCCTTTAATAAAAGCTTGTATATAATATTCGAGTTTACCCTTTTAATTCCTGCTTAAACTTTCTAAAAATTTTGTCAAATTAATGGACATATCGTCAAATCCTGACATTACAGGGCAGGATTGCACATGGCAATATTTTCACCTTACTCATTATGCTTCACTTTGCTTGTTTTTATTTTCAAATTCTTTTTTTGCAATTTCGATGCATTCCATAATATCCTGGATTGCTTTATCAAAACCGAATTGTTCCTGGATTCTTTGTTTCATTTCTTCGCCTTTCTCTTTCCGATAGGACGGATCAAGGAATAACCTTTCGATTTCAGCTCCAAACTTTTCTTTTTCCACAGCGGCATGATTACCAGTGTAGATGGTGACATCGTACGGACCTTTAAGTGTCACGACAGGCAGCCCTTCATTCATGGCCATCGCCCCGCTGATCCCTCCGCCTTGCCGAAAAGGATTCACATAAGCATCACATAGCTGATAAAAACCGGGCAGGTCACGTTGATAATCCACAAAAATTATTTGTTTATTTTGAATGAAATCTTTGCATGCATCTCGTAGATCGCCGAAACTTCCTTTCCCTACGATCATCCATTTTATTGAATGATCCTTTTTCAGAACGTCGTTCATGATAGAGATAAATTCCTCTGTCATTTCGGCATCTAGCCGGTTCCCCACCGTTGCCAGCGCAAAGTCATCAGGCGTCAATCCATATTTCGACCGTTCTTCAACAGCTGTTGGCCCAGGGAGATCCAGACCGTATGTGATTTGCTTGTACTTGCTTGAAATACCATTATGTTTTTTCCACTCATCTTCCATTTCTTCTTTTGTATTTCCTCCTGTAAAGAGATATGCGTACGGAATCGGTTCAGCACCGCCCAATGTGGTCGATAAGACAGGGACATGATCGTAAAGAATCGCACCAATCAAGCTAAAATTCGCTCCCAGCTTCCAGATGAGCTCCGGTCCCTCATTTTCCATGAATATAAGGTCCTTTTTCAGCCTATCTACGCGAGGAAGCGAAGAATCTGAGTAATGAAGATGGACTTCATGGCCATCAAGCATTTTTTCATGTTCTTTTTGCAGTTGTGTTGATAATGCAGACCGATAGGCATTTGGAAATAACACTTCATTTGGACTGTATGCAAAAAAATCATCGACAAATATCGATATTCCATATTCGGGATTTGCTTTTTTTAAGTAAATCGCATAATTAATCGCAAGAGAGGTAGGAGAGTGATTCACACTGAGAAGCTGACTTACCACTAGAATAATTTTTTTCTTCTTTTGGATTACAGGCTCCGGCAGCAGGCTTTTATAATAAGTCACGATTCTTTCCATAATCTGAATTTGGTCATTGAACAAATCCTCATATTTATCAAGGCCATATGAAGTCATGAAGCCCAATGATGACATCAACAAAGGATAGTGATAAGACGTATATTCTGGCGATTGGAGCATCGTTTTATGGATCAGCTCCAACAGCTTTGGTTTATGTTTTAAAAAGAGACTGGATGCTAATAAATAGACTCTTTCAGGAAAAGAGGGGTTGCTGGTCATAAGATATTTTTCCAAATCTCCAAAAATGCTTTCTTTCGCTGTTGTCTCTTGAAATAGGGAAAAAATCGTATTCAGTACTTCCCCTTTCATGCTCGCAGGTATTTGCATATTAAGGACGTTGATGCAAATATACATGCATAAATCCGGCTTTGCTGCCAATGCCTTCATAAAATCCATATCCATGGCAAACGGCTTCGGTTTTTGATCATTCAATTCAATCGTTTCGTTGGCCATCCCTATTTTCCCGAATGAGTAGGTCGTTCCTGCAAGTTGATAAGTTTTTAGAATTGGATCCTTCTTAGGTGACTCATCCCAATCAAATTCACCCATCGTCGAAAAGTATTGAAAACGGAAATTGACCAGCAGCATCGGGAATAACAAATGCTGATTCTCAAAATCGATGTCTACGTATATGTCACCGACGATTGTTTCCTTTTCCATTTCATACAGGTTGGCCAATGTTTTCAGCGGCTCCTGATGAAATGTATCTTTTTCCTCTATGGCAGGCACATATATAAAATCATCAATCAACGAATTATAGGCACGAAACCATCCCCAAAGCAGCAGGCGATGGTTGGATATGAGTGAGATCCGTTCTACTTTTTTATGATTCGACTTTACTTTTTCGAGGACATTTTCTAATTGATCGAATTTCAAATTCTTTAATGAGACGTTTTCCAGTTGAAATCCTTTCTTTTTGAATGTCCTGACCAGCTTCTGCAGTCTCGCGTCTTTTCTTCCTTCTTGCTTTAACACAAGCAGGATTTTCGCTGCCACCAAATCACATCCTGTTCTTTCATTAAATTGTTGATTCCCGCTGCAGGTTGTTCGCTTTCTGCGGGCTGGTCGGGAGTCTACGACTTTCACTCCAATCAACAGCTGGAAATCTGTTATTACCAAAGCAAAGTTTTCACATAAATTCCCTCTACAGAATATTCGCCTTCCGCTTGGCAATCAATTTTTCAAGAAACAATATGTTAGAGATCAACCTTGATTAAAAAATCCCCGAATCGACTGGACGACGGTATTTATTTCTTCTCGATTGAGGCCATTAAACATAGGTAGCCGAAGCAGCCTCTCGCTTTCTGTTGTTGTAAAGGTATCCTGGCCGTGAAATCTGCCAACGGATTTTCCGATTTCAGTGGAATGTAGCGGAATGTAATGGAAGACTGCTCCCACCCCATTCTTTTTCAAATAGTCGATAAGACGGGTTCTTTCGTCAATATCCTTGAGCTTGATATAGAACATGTGGGCATTATGCAGGCACTCCTCCGGGATGTGAGGGAGCTCGATTAAGCCGCTGTTTTTCAAGGGCGACATTCGCTCATGATAATGCTCCCAAAGCGACAGTCTTTCTTTGTTCACTTCTTTTGCCGCTTCGAGCTGTGCGAACAAAAATGCTGCGTTCAACTCACTCATTAAATAAGATGAACCAATATCGACCCACGTATATTTGTCGACATGGCCGCGAAAAAATTTCGAACGGTTCGTCCCTTTCTCCCGGATGATTTCGGCACGTTCAATCAAATCCTGGCGATTGATGAGAAGCGCCCCGCCTTCGCCGCAATGGTAATTCTTCGTTTCATGGAAGCTGAAGCAGCCGAGATCACCGATCGTCCCAAGCGCCTTCCCTTTATACGTACTCATCAACCCTTGCGCTGCATCCTCAATGAC is drawn from Falsibacillus albus and contains these coding sequences:
- the rffA gene encoding dTDP-4-amino-4,6-dideoxygalactose transaminase — translated: MIPFHKPLVTGIEMNYLRQVIETNNQFSGDHTFTKKCSQWFQQNLSCPKVLLTPSCTHALEMAAILANIGPDDEVIMPSYTFVSTANAFVLRGAKIVFVDIRKDTMNIDEHLLEGAVTEKTKAIAVVHYAGVSCEMAAVLKIAEKYNLLVIEDAAQGLMSTYKGKALGTIGDLGCFSFHETKNYHCGEGGALLINRQDLIERAEIIREKGTNRSKFFRGHVDKYTWVDIGSSYLMSELNAAFLFAQLEAAKEVNKERLSLWEHYHERMSPLKNSGLIELPHIPEECLHNAHMFYIKLKDIDERTRLIDYLKKNGVGAVFHYIPLHSTEIGKSVGRFHGQDTFTTTESERLLRLPMFNGLNREEINTVVQSIRGFFNQG
- a CDS encoding chromate transporter, which codes for MIYWHIFLAFFLPGILGYGGGPASIPLVENEVVGHYHWLSVNEFSEVLALGNALPGPIATKMAGYIGFQVGGVFGAIVGVFATVAPSLILMIALLSLLLKYKDSPKVKRLTNLVRPAIAVLLGIMAFGFFANSYQGVGWLQTIIIGAISFLLMEKWKVHPAYVIGAALVYGAVFLGS
- a CDS encoding gamma-glutamyltransferase family protein, encoding MDHLYQPYPSQRNTVFAKNGMVATSQPLAAQAGLEILQKGGTAIDAAIATAAALTVVEPTSNGIGGDAFALVWVKDKLHGLNSSGPAPEALTIEQVKALGHEKMPVHGLIPVTVPGVPAAWGELSERFGKLPLSDVLAPAIKYAEEGYPISPILGKYWGLAFNKFKELFKIEEYQPWFDTFAPGGKAPEIGEIWKSAGHAATLRSIAETNGKSFYEGELADEIDRFMRKHGGFFTKEDLGRFKPEWVDPISVHYKGYDVWEIPPNGQGIIALMALNIASGLDFNEKESIDTYHKQIEAMKLAFTDGKAHITDILHMKTEVEELLSESYAKERRSLISEHAIQPEAYKPPKGGTVYLAAADSEGNMISYIQSNYMGFGSGIVIPGTGIALQNRGADFSLDEGHPNALKPGKRTYHTIIPGFLTKDDKPVGPFGVMGGYMQPQGHFQVIMNSIDFHLNPQAALDAPRWQWMEGKKVLLEPHFPNHLAQGLARKGHQVQVATDTGSFGRGQIIWRDPETGVLMGGTESRTDGAIAAW
- the secA gene encoding preprotein translocase subunit SecA — protein: MLGILNKVFDDNKRTLKRLEKMADQIDALGPEMEKLSDDQLRGKTEEFKARYQKGESLDDLLIEAFAVVREGSRRVLGLYPYKVQLMGGVSLHEGNISEMKTGEGKTLTATMPVYLNALSGKGVHVITVNEYLASRDAEEMGELYQFLGLTVGLNLNSMSKEEKQEAYNADITYGTNNEYGFDYLRDNMVLYKEQMVQRPLHFAVIDEVDSILIDEARTPLIISGQAQKSTQLYMQANAFVRTLKKEEDYTYDEKTKGVQLTEEGINKSERAFGIDNLFDITHVTLNHHINQALKAHVSMHLDVDYVVQEGEIIIVDQFTGRLMKGRRYSDGLHQAIEAKEGLEIQNESMTMATITFQNYFRMYDKLSGMTGTAKTEEEEFRNIYNMRVVVIPTNRPIARDDRADLIYASMQGKFRAVVEDIAERNQKGQPVLVGTVAIETSELISQLLTKKGVRHNVLNAKNHGREAEIILDAGQKGSVTIATNMAGRGTDIKLGDGVKELGGLAVIGTERHESRRIDNQLRGRSGRQGDPGVTQFYLSMEDELMRRFGSDNMKTMMERLGMDDSQPIQSKMVSRAVESAQKRVEGNNFDARKQLLQYDDVLRQQREIIYKQRNEVLEAENLRVIVENMITSVINRVVDAHAPLSEDEEKWNLQGLIDYVNANLLHEGDVTVADLQGKDPEEMSELIFAKVTERYDEKEELLDEEQMTEFEKVILLRAVDTKWIDHIDAMEQLRQGIHLRAYGQIDPLREYQNEGFAMFEAMVEAIEEDVAKYVMKAEIRNNLERQEVAKGQAVNPKEDGEQVKKKPLKKSQDVGRNEPCPCGSGKKYKNCHGKLA
- a CDS encoding glycosyltransferase family 4 protein is translated as MAAKILLVLKQEGRKDARLQKLVRTFKKKGFQLENVSLKNLKFDQLENVLEKVKSNHKKVERISLISNHRLLLWGWFRAYNSLIDDFIYVPAIEEKDTFHQEPLKTLANLYEMEKETIVGDIYVDIDFENQHLLFPMLLVNFRFQYFSTMGEFDWDESPKKDPILKTYQLAGTTYSFGKIGMANETIELNDQKPKPFAMDMDFMKALAAKPDLCMYICINVLNMQIPASMKGEVLNTIFSLFQETTAKESIFGDLEKYLMTSNPSFPERVYLLASSLFLKHKPKLLELIHKTMLQSPEYTSYHYPLLMSSLGFMTSYGLDKYEDLFNDQIQIMERIVTYYKSLLPEPVIQKKKKIILVVSQLLSVNHSPTSLAINYAIYLKKANPEYGISIFVDDFFAYSPNEVLFPNAYRSALSTQLQKEHEKMLDGHEVHLHYSDSSLPRVDRLKKDLIFMENEGPELIWKLGANFSLIGAILYDHVPVLSTTLGGAEPIPYAYLFTGGNTKEEMEDEWKKHNGISSKYKQITYGLDLPGPTAVEERSKYGLTPDDFALATVGNRLDAEMTEEFISIMNDVLKKDHSIKWMIVGKGSFGDLRDACKDFIQNKQIIFVDYQRDLPGFYQLCDAYVNPFRQGGGISGAMAMNEGLPVVTLKGPYDVTIYTGNHAAVEKEKFGAEIERLFLDPSYRKEKGEEMKQRIQEQFGFDKAIQDIMECIEIAKKEFENKNKQSEA
- a CDS encoding chromate transporter codes for the protein MKLWNLFLAFFRVGILGYGGGPSSIPLVHKEVVEKYKWMNDDEFSDVLALGNALPGPIATKMAGYIGFRVSGLMGMIVAVFATIIPSIILMILLLTVLHAYKDKPWVKGMSKAVVPVVGVMLAVLTWDFIKKSKKGLGWLWSIVLIAGSFIWLQVLDLHPAILIGILLAAALLSKSDPKEKKVKSS
- the hpf gene encoding ribosome hibernation-promoting factor, HPF/YfiA family translates to MLTYNIRGENIEVTPAIREYLEKKISKLERYFNDTPDANVHVNLKVYQDKTAKVEVTIPMPHLVLRAEEHNDDMYAGIDLIVDKLERQIRKHKTKVNRKFREKGSPGEYFAAMEGTTQAPEVKEEDPDMEIVRTKQFDLKPMDSEEAVLQMNLLGHSFFIYTDADSMGTNIVYKRRDGKYGLIETQAD
- a CDS encoding SEC-C metal-binding domain-containing protein; this encodes MLQVGRNEPCPCGSGKKYKKCCANKTVSIDNLVQEELDLLQVELEEYFIDYYRITFNRFFLYEKGNYPLLAQNEDELIMEPVRDWYIFSQPTLEGKTVAEKFVEERMPTIQRQRTKDLFAKWLDYDITAGIIKDMEGDTMKLVDSLSNETLNVHAHGGNFNEMYEKGQFIFGILVGDRFAGVEGDMPAEHAAALENWLKEDFEKSGYNDAQTYLKENFLAVCEGFLNVVEDPDALEKVSEESKEQSVDLEEQDEVLFKLEAFLRENEADVEAINKAKGAWEEFSLKKNPSFQNPDIFVGALYYYLMQSDADVQTYTQKDLAAKLSVSPNSISKRFKEIKEAINE